A stretch of DNA from Candidatus Aminicenantes bacterium:
CCGACGTGGAAGAAAAGAAAACGGTGATCGCCTCGACCAATATCCTGGAAGCGGACACCATCGCCGCCGAACTCTTCGGCCGGATTCCAGCCGAGGTGCCGTTTATTCGCGCCGCACACGAACTGGGCATGGGCCGGATGGATCCGGCCGCCATCTCGGTGAAACGCGTGGCGGCCTGAGGTTCACATGACCCGGTCCACGGCGCGTTCCCTGCGCGTATTGCGCGTCCTGTCTCAGGTGGTTTTCCTGGTTGGGTTTTTTGCCTTGCTGGTAGCCGGTTCCCGCCTGTTCTTTTATTTTGACCCCCTGCTCTTTGTGCTGAACTTCCTGGCAACGGGCACGGTCCTGAAAGTATTCCTCTGGTCATTGACCCCGGTGGCGCTGACCCTGGTGTTCGGGCGCTTTTTCTGCGGCTGGGTGTGTCCCCTGGGCACCTTGCATCAGTTCTCTACCTGGCTGGGCATCCGCGGCAAAAAAAAGAAGATCGAGCCGGTTCCCCACCGCGCCCTGCGCATCAAGTACGTTGTGCTGATCCTGGTGGTGGTGATGGCGTTGATGGGAACCCACATCGGCGGCTGGCTGGATCCACTCTCACTGCTCACCCGTAGCACCGCCGTCTCCCTGGCCCCGGCCGCCAACCACGGACTCAACCAACTGGTTAAGGGCGGGGCCGAAGAAGGGGGCGTTACGGCAACGGTTCTCAAACCCGCCTATCGCCTGGCCCGCCGCCACGTGCTGACAACCGAACAACGCGCGTTCGCCCAATCGGCGCTGATCGGCCTGATCCTGCTCATTATTCTGGCGCTGAACCTGTGGCGACGGCGTTTTTACTGCAACTCCCTCTGCCCCCTGGGCGCGCTTTACGCCCTGATCTCCCGCTTCAGCCTGATGCGTTTGAAAACCGGGGACCACTGCAAGTCCTGTAATGTCTGTGCGGCCCATTGCACCTACGGCGGCAGCCCCTACAAAGACTATCACAAAGCCGACTGCCTGGTTTGCTTTAACTGCGCCGTGGACTGCCCCCATGACGCCGTGGCCACTGAATTCTCATACCCGTCTTCCAGGCAGAGCCGGACCCCGCTGGACCTGGGCCGGCGCCGGGTCCTGGGCGGCGTGGTGGCGGGGCTGGTGGTCGGGGCCCTGCCCGCGGTGGGGCCACGCGCGCGGCAAAAAATCCACGGATTCATCCGGCCGCCGGGAGCGGTCAAGGAAAAGCAATTTTTAGAGAAATGCGTGCGTTGCGGGCAATGCATGCAGGTCTGTCCCACCAACGTGATCCAGCCCGCGGCCCTGGAAACCGGTGCGGATGGCTTGTGGACCCCGGTGCTGCGCCCGAACCTCGGCTATTGCGAATACGAATGCAACCGCTGCACCGAGGTCTGCCCCACCCGCGCCATTGAACCACTGGATCTTCAACAAAAGAAAGAGTTCAAGATCGGCACCGCGGTGATCGATCGCAATCGCTGCTACACCTACGCGGACGGTTACAATTGCGCGGTATGCGAAGAGCACTGCCCGGTTCCCGAGAAAGCCATCCATTTCCGGGAAGTGGAATTATGGAACTTCGAGGGCCGCCTCGTGAAAGTCAACCAGATCTACGTGGTGCCGGATCTTTGTATCGGCTGCGGCATCTGCCAGAATGTCTGCCCCCGTTCGGATGCCCCGGCCATTTTCGTGACCGCGGAAGAAGAGCAACGGGAATTCAGTTATTATTGATGAACCTTGTCCGGAAAACGCAACAACAACGGCTGCGGTTGCTGGCAAAGGTTTTGCTAAGGTGAGGTGGAGGAAGGGCAAAAGCAAACGGTCCTTTTTCCCATTACGCCTGAGAAAGGAGGAGATAATGAAAATTGTGAAATTGTCGGCATTGTCCATGTTCGTGCTGTTCCTGGGTGCCTGCACCATCCACGTTCCCTATGATACCGCCCCGGGATATGACTTCCGCAGTTATCGCATCGTGTTTGAGGTAGACCCCGATGACGCCATGATCCTGCTCAACGGCCGCCTGATCGGTGAAGCGTACGAATTCTCCATGCCGGAATCCGCCCTGCGCCTGCAGGGAAGCCGGCACGAAATCATAATCAAGCGAGATGGTTACTATGAAGAAGTGGTTAACCTGAGGGATTACGACGGCGGTCGCATTACCGTGCGGCGGCGGCTGAGGCCCCTTGATCCCCGAAGGACCGTTTCACCCGCGCAACCTTCGCAAGAGCCGGTAGCCAGAACCGTTGAGCCCAAACCGCTTCCCGAAGATGAGGCTTTGCCCCCCGAAGAGATGGAAGCGGCTGCTGAAGAGTTGGAAATGGATGCCCTCAATGTCACCCTGAACGTACAGCCGGCCGAAGCCGCGATCTACCTCGATGGCAGATTCTGGGGCATCGCTCCCGCTTCGGGCAAGATCGACAACCTGCGCCTCAGACCGG
This window harbors:
- a CDS encoding PEGA domain-containing protein, which encodes MKIVKLSALSMFVLFLGACTIHVPYDTAPGYDFRSYRIVFEVDPDDAMILLNGRLIGEAYEFSMPESALRLQGSRHEIIIKRDGYYEEVVNLRDYDGGRITVRRRLRPLDPRRTVSPAQPSQEPVARTVEPKPLPEDEALPPEEMEAAAEELEMDALNVTLNVQPAEAAIYLDGRFWGIAPASGKIDNLRLRPGNYTIEVARPGYASHKQVIEVKDKPIEINIALKKQ
- a CDS encoding 4Fe-4S dicluster domain-containing protein, translated to MTRSTARSLRVLRVLSQVVFLVGFFALLVAGSRLFFYFDPLLFVLNFLATGTVLKVFLWSLTPVALTLVFGRFFCGWVCPLGTLHQFSTWLGIRGKKKKIEPVPHRALRIKYVVLILVVVMALMGTHIGGWLDPLSLLTRSTAVSLAPAANHGLNQLVKGGAEEGGVTATVLKPAYRLARRHVLTTEQRAFAQSALIGLILLIILALNLWRRRFYCNSLCPLGALYALISRFSLMRLKTGDHCKSCNVCAAHCTYGGSPYKDYHKADCLVCFNCAVDCPHDAVATEFSYPSSRQSRTPLDLGRRRVLGGVVAGLVVGALPAVGPRARQKIHGFIRPPGAVKEKQFLEKCVRCGQCMQVCPTNVIQPAALETGADGLWTPVLRPNLGYCEYECNRCTEVCPTRAIEPLDLQQKKEFKIGTAVIDRNRCYTYADGYNCAVCEEHCPVPEKAIHFREVELWNFEGRLVKVNQIYVVPDLCIGCGICQNVCPRSDAPAIFVTAEEEQREFSYY